One region of Vitis vinifera cultivar Pinot Noir 40024 chromosome 1, ASM3070453v1 genomic DNA includes:
- the LOC100268093 gene encoding uncharacterized protein LOC100268093 isoform X2 — MAKPKEEKSDDLEITSIGALHKGPWDKKYWSSSRGKDRYPYPVGYQALRTHNGIRYKMEIHEGPKGPLFVIISADGILCSGQTPDIAWEIFQKKGCPRLKTLHGKRLSCKIDGVEFFGFRNPFVQRLLRELVANVNGTAEQTLLSASFCNRASGAENDTRLPDSCTYPDLLPYLEKPQTTGKRSRKQKNINMKSISGSAHKRLRPRELTDNSVASSSRQRNRNAKDGLPLETVGLCDHLREEALILQEEGKLVSSENYISTRAVNIPSIEEKPLDRSKHIKVQGLGYSTPIEDNNMETIFPKSSQGFSNVDHCAPDTLDHMQDNTSAYASTAHKEGPDNVKDELTAADMTIFEGSVTESHLEGEVGTYTSNGSSERSDFDSVGQEVAKSMMTVLLPQALPLLKETSRKKKATNNHLGLSFYRAESLDENSGACPIVNVASPALVLAENSPVEMEEKVQTFRRDFDPVIPSFEHVKSVIPDSFEDDQCGHDSANGPLLFSDIAGADQASFDKDTCACDTLGQFINVDAWKESSVCHVETGERKDGFSCSKANVASKLDENSIHHGILSVEREKTLLDCAEDTSGANTKCMVSSVQISEQSISSKMDGAEAGNQISDVAPLTRKYNGLLSESIIYRNFGDDCILDAYPTVGPLLAAEIHQVSSSASSPDKKVLFSPEVKLEGQHYNLNTEKIALNPEESCQAYIDKKLVEQQNLVKLNRSVQKGGTSFGENNMSNAEEVQAGTNLKAHIKMEVKHDLVGNTELVGCYVHPMPVLSVLLNTREDEIHICVLCGLLVDKDTILFIYKVTIKEPRLQSPTFVGYTPIILPTLKDRSGGEVALDRFGLQFTPDGQSLVLLNSIKTPYCREQKIPCLCSACKLECFEENAIKIVQIKLGFLSVVEKLKTVDSVQCILVCEPNHLVAVEESGRLHVWVMNSTWSVQTEDFIIPTYDCVSPCIVELKRIPKCAPLVVGHHGFGEFSLWDISQRILISRFAMPSISIFEFIPISLFSFQSEVPLSSNPDVDLHINKIMAATKMWFSKHNENYTFLPLGGESIAVWLLVSTLSDSDTQHDNQMNDCQTNPVGWWRLALLVKNMVILGSALDPRAAAIGASAGHGIIGTHDGLVYMWELSTGTKLGSLHYFKGGVSCIATDDSRSDVFAVAGDGGQLLVYLHPQKES; from the exons ATGGCGAAACCTAAAGAAGAGAAATCAGACGATCTAGAAATCACCTCAATCGGAGCTCTGCACAAAGGTCCCTGGGACAAGAAGTACTGGAGCAGCTCTAGG GGTAAAGACCGCTATCCTTATCCAGTCGGGTACCAAGCTCTTCGGACTCATAATGGGATCAGATATAAGATGGAAATCCATGAAGGTCCCAAAGGGCCTTTATTTGTG ATCATATCTGCTGATGGAATCTTGTGTTCTGGGCAAACTCCAGATATTGCATGGGAGATCTTTCAAAAGAAAGGCTGCCCTCGTTTAAAGACATTGCATGGGAAGAGACTTTCATGCAAGATAGATGGTGTGGAG TTCTTTGGGTTCAGAAATCCATTTGTCCAGCGGTTACTTCGGGAACTGGTGGCAAACGTCAATGGAACAGCAGAACAGACTTTGCTATCAGCCAGCTTCTGTAATAGAGCATCTGGAGCAGAGAATGATACACGACTTCCAGATTCATGTACATATCCTGATCTGCTACCATATTTGGAGAAACCACAGACTACAGGGAAGAGAAgtagaaaacagaaaaatataaatatgaagtcGATTAGTGGGTCTGCCCACAAAAGACTTCGACCTCGAGAGCTTACAGATAATTCTGTTGCTTCAAGTTCCAGACAAAGGAATCGCAATG CCAAAGATGGTTTGCCTTTGGAAACTGTTGGCCTTTGTGATCATCTTAGAGAGGAAGCCCTCATCCTCCAAGAGGAGGGAAAGCTTGTTAGTTCTGAAAATTATATATCCACTAGAGCAGTTAATATCCCTTCCATTGAGGAAAAACCT CTTGATAGGTCAAAACATATCAAGGTGCAAGGGCTCGGTTACTCAACACCAATAGAAGACAACAACATGGAAACCATATTTCCAAAGAGTTCTCAAGGTTTCAGTAATGTGGATCATTGTGCTCCTGACACCTTAGATCATATGCAAG ATAATACTTCTGCTTATGCTTCTACTGCTCATAAGGAAGGTCCTGACAATGTGAAAGATGAGCTAACTGCAGCTGACATGACCATTTTTGAAGGTTCAGTAACTGAATCTCACCTGGAAGGAGAAGTGGGCACTTATACTTCAAATGGAAGTTCGGAAAGAAGTGATTTTGATTCAGTTGGTCAGGAAGTAGCCAAGTCAATGATGACAGTTCTACTTCCACAAGCACTTCCCCTGCTCAAGGAGACCTCAAGGAAGAAAAAGGCAACAAACAACCATTTGGGACTTTCTTTCTATAGAGCAGAATCTCTAGATGAAAACAGTGGAGCTTGCCCCATTGTGAATGTTGCATCTCCTG CTCTAGTGCTTGCTGAGAATTCCCCTGTGGAAATGGAGGAAAAGGTGCAAACGTTTAGGAGAGATTTTGATCCAGTTATCCCAAGTTTTGAACATGTCAAATCTGTTATTCCCGACAGTTTCGAGGATGATCAATGTGGACATGATTCAGCTAATGGACCACTGCTCTTTTCTGATATTGCTGGAGCTGATCAGGCTTCTTTTGATAAAGACACGTGTGCTTGTGACACTTTGGGACAATTTATCAATGTTGATGCGTGGAAGGAGTCATCTGTTTGTCATGTTGAAACCGGTGAGAGAAAAGATGGTTTCTCATGCAGTAAAGCAAATGTGGCTTCAAAGTTGGACGAGAACTCCATCCACCATGGAATTCTTTCTGTGGAAAGAGAAAAGACTTTGCTTGATTGTGCTGAAG ATACAAGTGGTGCTAACACAAAGTGCATGGTGAGTTCTGTTCAAATATCAGAGCAAAGCATCAGTAGTAAAATGGATGGTGCTGAAGCTGGTAATCAAATCTCAGATGTAGCTCCTTTAACAAGAAAATACAATGGTCTCCTCTCAGAAAGTATCATATACAGAAACTTTGGAGATGATTGCATCCTTGATGCTTATCCTACAGTGGGACCTTTACTTGCTGCAGAAATTCATCAAGTTAGTTCTTCTGCTAGCAGCCCAGATAAAAAAGTTCTATTTAGTCCTGAAGTGAAGCTTGAAGGGCAGCACTACAATTTAAATACAGAGAAAATTGCTCTTAACCCTGAAG AAAGTTGTCAAGCCTACATTGACAAGAAGCTTGTTGAGCAACAGAACCTTGTAAAGTTAAACAGATCTGTTCAGAAAGGAGGAACAAGTTTCGGTGAGAATAACATGTCTAATGCCGAGGAAGTTCAAGCTGGTACAAACTTGAAGGCCCACATTAAGATGGAGGTTAAGCACGATCTAGTGGGCAACACTGAGCTTGTGGGATGCTATGTCCACCCCATGCCTGTTTTGTCAGTGTTATTGAACACAAGAGAGGATGAAATCCATATTTGTGTCTTATGTGGCCTTTTGGTGGATAAGGACACAATCTTGTTTATTTACAAAGTTACAATTAAAGAACCAAGGTTGCAGAGCCCTACTTTTGTTGGTTACACGCCAATTATATTGCCAACTCTAAAGGACAGAAGTGGTGGAGAG GTTGCATTGGACAGATTTGGTTTGCAATTCACTCCAGATGGGCAGTCCCTTGTTTTACTAAACAGTATAAAAACACCTTATTGCCG GGAACAGAAGATCCCCTGTCTCTGCTCTGCATGTAAGTTGGAATGCTTTGAGGAGAATGCAATAAAGATTGTGCAAATAAAACTTGGTTTTCTTTCAGTTgtggaaaaattgaaaacagTTGACAGTGTTCAATGTATATTAGTCTGTGAACCGAACCATCTTGTTGCTGTTGAAGAGAGTGGGAGACTTCATGTATGGGTCATGAATTCAACATGGAG TGTACAGACAGAGGACTTTATTATACCAACTTATGATTGTGTATCTCCTTGCATAGTTGAGTTGAAGAGAATTCCAAAGTGTGCTCCTTTGGTCGTTGGTCATCATGGTTTTGGGGAATTTAGTTTATG GGACATTTCCCAACGCATCCTCATATCAAGGTTCGCAATGCCAAGCATTTCAATTTTCGAGTTCATTCCAATCAGCTTGTTTAGTTTCCAAAGTGAGGTTCCTCTTTCCAGCAATCCTGATGTGGATTTGCACATAAACAAAATAATGGCTGCAACAAAAATGTGGTTCTCAAAGCACAATGAAAATTACACCTTTCTTCCATTAGGGGGGGAAAGCATTGCTGTGTGGCTTCTTGTTTCAACTCTTTCTGACTCTGACACTCAGCATGACAATCAAATGAATGATTGCCAAACAAATCCAGTTGGATGGTGGAGACTAGCTCTCCTGGTGAAAAATATGGTCATCCTGGGAAGTGCATTAGATCCAAG GGCAGCTGCTATTGGTGCTTCAGCTGGTCATGGGATCATTGGTACACATGATGGACTTGTGTACATGTGGGAATTGTCTACAGGTACTAAGCTTGGCAGTTTACACTATTTCAAAG GGGGTGTGTCATGTATTGCTACTGATGATTCAAGATCAGATGTTTTTGCTGTAGCTGGTGATGGAGGTCAGTTGCTGGTTTACCTACATCCCCAAAAGGAATCTTGA
- the LOC100268093 gene encoding uncharacterized protein LOC100268093 isoform X3: protein MAKPKEEKSDDLEITSIGALHKGPWDKKYWSSSRGKDRYPYPVGYQALRTHNGIRYKMEIHEGPKGPLFVIISADGILCSGQTPDIAWEIFQKKGCPRLKTLHGKRLSCKIDGVEFFGFRNPFVQRLLRELVANVNGTAEQTLLSASFCNRASGAENDTRLPDSCTYPDLLPYLEKPQTTGKRSRKQKNINMKSISGSAHKRLRPRELTDNSVASSSRQRNRNAKDGLPLETVGLCDHLREEALILQEEGKLVSSENYISTRAVNIPSIEEKPLDRSKHIKVQGLGYSTPIEDNNMETIFPKSSQGFSNVDHCAPDTLDHMQDNTSAYASTAHKEGPDNVKDELTAADMTIFEGSVTESHLEGEVGTYTSNGSSERSDFDSVGQEVAKSMMTVLLPQALPLLKETSRKKKATNNHLGLSFYRAESLDENSGACPIVNVASPALVLAENSPVEMEEKVQTFRRDFDPVIPSFEHVKSVIPDSFEDDQCGHDSANGPLLFSDIAGADQASFDKDTCACDTLGQFINVDAWKESSVCHVETGERKDGFSCSKANVASKLDENSIHHGILSVEREKTLLDCAEEQSISSKMDGAEAGNQISDVAPLTRKYNGLLSESIIYRNFGDDCILDAYPTVGPLLAAEIHQVSSSASSPDKKVLFSPEVKLEGQHYNLNTEKIALNPEESCQAYIDKKLVEQQNLVKLNRSVQKGGTSFGENNMSNAEEVQAGTNLKAHIKMEVKHDLVGNTELVGCYVHPMPVLSVLLNTREDEIHICVLCGLLVDKDTILFIYKVTIKEPRLQSPTFVGYTPIILPTLKDRSGGEVALDRFGLQFTPDGQSLVLLNSIKTPYCREQKIPCLCSACKLECFEENAIKIVQIKLGFLSVVEKLKTVDSVQCILVCEPNHLVAVEESGRLHVWVMNSTWSVQTEDFIIPTYDCVSPCIVELKRIPKCAPLVVGHHGFGEFSLWDISQRILISRFAMPSISIFEFIPISLFSFQSEVPLSSNPDVDLHINKIMAATKMWFSKHNENYTFLPLGGESIAVWLLVSTLSDSDTQHDNQMNDCQTNPVGWWRLALLVKNMVILGSALDPRAAAIGASAGHGIIGTHDGLVYMWELSTGTKLGSLHYFKGGVSCIATDDSRSDVFAVAGDGGQLLVYLHPQKES, encoded by the exons ATGGCGAAACCTAAAGAAGAGAAATCAGACGATCTAGAAATCACCTCAATCGGAGCTCTGCACAAAGGTCCCTGGGACAAGAAGTACTGGAGCAGCTCTAGG GGTAAAGACCGCTATCCTTATCCAGTCGGGTACCAAGCTCTTCGGACTCATAATGGGATCAGATATAAGATGGAAATCCATGAAGGTCCCAAAGGGCCTTTATTTGTG ATCATATCTGCTGATGGAATCTTGTGTTCTGGGCAAACTCCAGATATTGCATGGGAGATCTTTCAAAAGAAAGGCTGCCCTCGTTTAAAGACATTGCATGGGAAGAGACTTTCATGCAAGATAGATGGTGTGGAG TTCTTTGGGTTCAGAAATCCATTTGTCCAGCGGTTACTTCGGGAACTGGTGGCAAACGTCAATGGAACAGCAGAACAGACTTTGCTATCAGCCAGCTTCTGTAATAGAGCATCTGGAGCAGAGAATGATACACGACTTCCAGATTCATGTACATATCCTGATCTGCTACCATATTTGGAGAAACCACAGACTACAGGGAAGAGAAgtagaaaacagaaaaatataaatatgaagtcGATTAGTGGGTCTGCCCACAAAAGACTTCGACCTCGAGAGCTTACAGATAATTCTGTTGCTTCAAGTTCCAGACAAAGGAATCGCAATG CCAAAGATGGTTTGCCTTTGGAAACTGTTGGCCTTTGTGATCATCTTAGAGAGGAAGCCCTCATCCTCCAAGAGGAGGGAAAGCTTGTTAGTTCTGAAAATTATATATCCACTAGAGCAGTTAATATCCCTTCCATTGAGGAAAAACCT CTTGATAGGTCAAAACATATCAAGGTGCAAGGGCTCGGTTACTCAACACCAATAGAAGACAACAACATGGAAACCATATTTCCAAAGAGTTCTCAAGGTTTCAGTAATGTGGATCATTGTGCTCCTGACACCTTAGATCATATGCAAG ATAATACTTCTGCTTATGCTTCTACTGCTCATAAGGAAGGTCCTGACAATGTGAAAGATGAGCTAACTGCAGCTGACATGACCATTTTTGAAGGTTCAGTAACTGAATCTCACCTGGAAGGAGAAGTGGGCACTTATACTTCAAATGGAAGTTCGGAAAGAAGTGATTTTGATTCAGTTGGTCAGGAAGTAGCCAAGTCAATGATGACAGTTCTACTTCCACAAGCACTTCCCCTGCTCAAGGAGACCTCAAGGAAGAAAAAGGCAACAAACAACCATTTGGGACTTTCTTTCTATAGAGCAGAATCTCTAGATGAAAACAGTGGAGCTTGCCCCATTGTGAATGTTGCATCTCCTG CTCTAGTGCTTGCTGAGAATTCCCCTGTGGAAATGGAGGAAAAGGTGCAAACGTTTAGGAGAGATTTTGATCCAGTTATCCCAAGTTTTGAACATGTCAAATCTGTTATTCCCGACAGTTTCGAGGATGATCAATGTGGACATGATTCAGCTAATGGACCACTGCTCTTTTCTGATATTGCTGGAGCTGATCAGGCTTCTTTTGATAAAGACACGTGTGCTTGTGACACTTTGGGACAATTTATCAATGTTGATGCGTGGAAGGAGTCATCTGTTTGTCATGTTGAAACCGGTGAGAGAAAAGATGGTTTCTCATGCAGTAAAGCAAATGTGGCTTCAAAGTTGGACGAGAACTCCATCCACCATGGAATTCTTTCTGTGGAAAGAGAAAAGACTTTGCTTGATTGTGCTGAAG AGCAAAGCATCAGTAGTAAAATGGATGGTGCTGAAGCTGGTAATCAAATCTCAGATGTAGCTCCTTTAACAAGAAAATACAATGGTCTCCTCTCAGAAAGTATCATATACAGAAACTTTGGAGATGATTGCATCCTTGATGCTTATCCTACAGTGGGACCTTTACTTGCTGCAGAAATTCATCAAGTTAGTTCTTCTGCTAGCAGCCCAGATAAAAAAGTTCTATTTAGTCCTGAAGTGAAGCTTGAAGGGCAGCACTACAATTTAAATACAGAGAAAATTGCTCTTAACCCTGAAG AAAGTTGTCAAGCCTACATTGACAAGAAGCTTGTTGAGCAACAGAACCTTGTAAAGTTAAACAGATCTGTTCAGAAAGGAGGAACAAGTTTCGGTGAGAATAACATGTCTAATGCCGAGGAAGTTCAAGCTGGTACAAACTTGAAGGCCCACATTAAGATGGAGGTTAAGCACGATCTAGTGGGCAACACTGAGCTTGTGGGATGCTATGTCCACCCCATGCCTGTTTTGTCAGTGTTATTGAACACAAGAGAGGATGAAATCCATATTTGTGTCTTATGTGGCCTTTTGGTGGATAAGGACACAATCTTGTTTATTTACAAAGTTACAATTAAAGAACCAAGGTTGCAGAGCCCTACTTTTGTTGGTTACACGCCAATTATATTGCCAACTCTAAAGGACAGAAGTGGTGGAGAG GTTGCATTGGACAGATTTGGTTTGCAATTCACTCCAGATGGGCAGTCCCTTGTTTTACTAAACAGTATAAAAACACCTTATTGCCG GGAACAGAAGATCCCCTGTCTCTGCTCTGCATGTAAGTTGGAATGCTTTGAGGAGAATGCAATAAAGATTGTGCAAATAAAACTTGGTTTTCTTTCAGTTgtggaaaaattgaaaacagTTGACAGTGTTCAATGTATATTAGTCTGTGAACCGAACCATCTTGTTGCTGTTGAAGAGAGTGGGAGACTTCATGTATGGGTCATGAATTCAACATGGAG TGTACAGACAGAGGACTTTATTATACCAACTTATGATTGTGTATCTCCTTGCATAGTTGAGTTGAAGAGAATTCCAAAGTGTGCTCCTTTGGTCGTTGGTCATCATGGTTTTGGGGAATTTAGTTTATG GGACATTTCCCAACGCATCCTCATATCAAGGTTCGCAATGCCAAGCATTTCAATTTTCGAGTTCATTCCAATCAGCTTGTTTAGTTTCCAAAGTGAGGTTCCTCTTTCCAGCAATCCTGATGTGGATTTGCACATAAACAAAATAATGGCTGCAACAAAAATGTGGTTCTCAAAGCACAATGAAAATTACACCTTTCTTCCATTAGGGGGGGAAAGCATTGCTGTGTGGCTTCTTGTTTCAACTCTTTCTGACTCTGACACTCAGCATGACAATCAAATGAATGATTGCCAAACAAATCCAGTTGGATGGTGGAGACTAGCTCTCCTGGTGAAAAATATGGTCATCCTGGGAAGTGCATTAGATCCAAG GGCAGCTGCTATTGGTGCTTCAGCTGGTCATGGGATCATTGGTACACATGATGGACTTGTGTACATGTGGGAATTGTCTACAGGTACTAAGCTTGGCAGTTTACACTATTTCAAAG GGGGTGTGTCATGTATTGCTACTGATGATTCAAGATCAGATGTTTTTGCTGTAGCTGGTGATGGAGGTCAGTTGCTGGTTTACCTACATCCCCAAAAGGAATCTTGA
- the LOC100268093 gene encoding uncharacterized protein LOC100268093 isoform X6, producing MPKMVCLWKLLAFVIILERKPSSSKRRESLLVLKIIYPLEQLISLPLRKNLSKHIKVQGLGYSTPIEDNNMETIFPKSSQGFSNVDHCAPDTLDHMQDNTSAYASTAHKEGPDNVKDELTAADMTIFEGSVTESHLEGEVGTYTSNGSSERSDFDSVGQEVAKSMMTVLLPQALPLLKETSRKKKATNNHLGLSFYRAESLDENSGACPIVNVASPALVLAENSPVEMEEKVQTFRRDFDPVIPSFEHVKSVIPDSFEDDQCGHDSANGPLLFSDIAGADQASFDKDTCACDTLGQFINVDAWKESSVCHVETGERKDGFSCSKANVASKLDENSIHHGILSVEREKTLLDCAEVVDTSGANTKCMVSSVQISEQSISSKMDGAEAGNQISDVAPLTRKYNGLLSESIIYRNFGDDCILDAYPTVGPLLAAEIHQVSSSASSPDKKVLFSPEVKLEGQHYNLNTEKIALNPEESCQAYIDKKLVEQQNLVKLNRSVQKGGTSFGENNMSNAEEVQAGTNLKAHIKMEVKHDLVGNTELVGCYVHPMPVLSVLLNTREDEIHICVLCGLLVDKDTILFIYKVTIKEPRLQSPTFVGYTPIILPTLKDRSGGEVALDRFGLQFTPDGQSLVLLNSIKTPYCREQKIPCLCSACKLECFEENAIKIVQIKLGFLSVVEKLKTVDSVQCILVCEPNHLVAVEESGRLHVWVMNSTWSVQTEDFIIPTYDCVSPCIVELKRIPKCAPLVVGHHGFGEFSLWDISQRILISRFAMPSISIFEFIPISLFSFQSEVPLSSNPDVDLHINKIMAATKMWFSKHNENYTFLPLGGESIAVWLLVSTLSDSDTQHDNQMNDCQTNPVGWWRLALLVKNMVILGSALDPRAAAIGASAGHGIIGTHDGLVYMWELSTGTKLGSLHYFKGGVSCIATDDSRSDVFAVAGDGGQLLVYLHPQKES from the exons ATG CCAAAGATGGTTTGCCTTTGGAAACTGTTGGCCTTTGTGATCATCTTAGAGAGGAAGCCCTCATCCTCCAAGAGGAGGGAAAGCTTGTTAGTTCTGAAAATTATATATCCACTAGAGCAGTTAATATCCCTTCCATTGAGGAAAAACCT GTCAAAACATATCAAGGTGCAAGGGCTCGGTTACTCAACACCAATAGAAGACAACAACATGGAAACCATATTTCCAAAGAGTTCTCAAGGTTTCAGTAATGTGGATCATTGTGCTCCTGACACCTTAGATCATATGCAAG ATAATACTTCTGCTTATGCTTCTACTGCTCATAAGGAAGGTCCTGACAATGTGAAAGATGAGCTAACTGCAGCTGACATGACCATTTTTGAAGGTTCAGTAACTGAATCTCACCTGGAAGGAGAAGTGGGCACTTATACTTCAAATGGAAGTTCGGAAAGAAGTGATTTTGATTCAGTTGGTCAGGAAGTAGCCAAGTCAATGATGACAGTTCTACTTCCACAAGCACTTCCCCTGCTCAAGGAGACCTCAAGGAAGAAAAAGGCAACAAACAACCATTTGGGACTTTCTTTCTATAGAGCAGAATCTCTAGATGAAAACAGTGGAGCTTGCCCCATTGTGAATGTTGCATCTCCTG CTCTAGTGCTTGCTGAGAATTCCCCTGTGGAAATGGAGGAAAAGGTGCAAACGTTTAGGAGAGATTTTGATCCAGTTATCCCAAGTTTTGAACATGTCAAATCTGTTATTCCCGACAGTTTCGAGGATGATCAATGTGGACATGATTCAGCTAATGGACCACTGCTCTTTTCTGATATTGCTGGAGCTGATCAGGCTTCTTTTGATAAAGACACGTGTGCTTGTGACACTTTGGGACAATTTATCAATGTTGATGCGTGGAAGGAGTCATCTGTTTGTCATGTTGAAACCGGTGAGAGAAAAGATGGTTTCTCATGCAGTAAAGCAAATGTGGCTTCAAAGTTGGACGAGAACTCCATCCACCATGGAATTCTTTCTGTGGAAAGAGAAAAGACTTTGCTTGATTGTGCTGAAG TTGTAGATACAAGTGGTGCTAACACAAAGTGCATGGTGAGTTCTGTTCAAATATCAGAGCAAAGCATCAGTAGTAAAATGGATGGTGCTGAAGCTGGTAATCAAATCTCAGATGTAGCTCCTTTAACAAGAAAATACAATGGTCTCCTCTCAGAAAGTATCATATACAGAAACTTTGGAGATGATTGCATCCTTGATGCTTATCCTACAGTGGGACCTTTACTTGCTGCAGAAATTCATCAAGTTAGTTCTTCTGCTAGCAGCCCAGATAAAAAAGTTCTATTTAGTCCTGAAGTGAAGCTTGAAGGGCAGCACTACAATTTAAATACAGAGAAAATTGCTCTTAACCCTGAAG AAAGTTGTCAAGCCTACATTGACAAGAAGCTTGTTGAGCAACAGAACCTTGTAAAGTTAAACAGATCTGTTCAGAAAGGAGGAACAAGTTTCGGTGAGAATAACATGTCTAATGCCGAGGAAGTTCAAGCTGGTACAAACTTGAAGGCCCACATTAAGATGGAGGTTAAGCACGATCTAGTGGGCAACACTGAGCTTGTGGGATGCTATGTCCACCCCATGCCTGTTTTGTCAGTGTTATTGAACACAAGAGAGGATGAAATCCATATTTGTGTCTTATGTGGCCTTTTGGTGGATAAGGACACAATCTTGTTTATTTACAAAGTTACAATTAAAGAACCAAGGTTGCAGAGCCCTACTTTTGTTGGTTACACGCCAATTATATTGCCAACTCTAAAGGACAGAAGTGGTGGAGAG GTTGCATTGGACAGATTTGGTTTGCAATTCACTCCAGATGGGCAGTCCCTTGTTTTACTAAACAGTATAAAAACACCTTATTGCCG GGAACAGAAGATCCCCTGTCTCTGCTCTGCATGTAAGTTGGAATGCTTTGAGGAGAATGCAATAAAGATTGTGCAAATAAAACTTGGTTTTCTTTCAGTTgtggaaaaattgaaaacagTTGACAGTGTTCAATGTATATTAGTCTGTGAACCGAACCATCTTGTTGCTGTTGAAGAGAGTGGGAGACTTCATGTATGGGTCATGAATTCAACATGGAG TGTACAGACAGAGGACTTTATTATACCAACTTATGATTGTGTATCTCCTTGCATAGTTGAGTTGAAGAGAATTCCAAAGTGTGCTCCTTTGGTCGTTGGTCATCATGGTTTTGGGGAATTTAGTTTATG GGACATTTCCCAACGCATCCTCATATCAAGGTTCGCAATGCCAAGCATTTCAATTTTCGAGTTCATTCCAATCAGCTTGTTTAGTTTCCAAAGTGAGGTTCCTCTTTCCAGCAATCCTGATGTGGATTTGCACATAAACAAAATAATGGCTGCAACAAAAATGTGGTTCTCAAAGCACAATGAAAATTACACCTTTCTTCCATTAGGGGGGGAAAGCATTGCTGTGTGGCTTCTTGTTTCAACTCTTTCTGACTCTGACACTCAGCATGACAATCAAATGAATGATTGCCAAACAAATCCAGTTGGATGGTGGAGACTAGCTCTCCTGGTGAAAAATATGGTCATCCTGGGAAGTGCATTAGATCCAAG GGCAGCTGCTATTGGTGCTTCAGCTGGTCATGGGATCATTGGTACACATGATGGACTTGTGTACATGTGGGAATTGTCTACAGGTACTAAGCTTGGCAGTTTACACTATTTCAAAG GGGGTGTGTCATGTATTGCTACTGATGATTCAAGATCAGATGTTTTTGCTGTAGCTGGTGATGGAGGTCAGTTGCTGGTTTACCTACATCCCCAAAAGGAATCTTGA